GGCCGCTTTCGCTGGTATATTTGTGGCTGTTCTCGGTGTGGATGCTCGCACCGGCGGCCAAGGCGAAGGACTCGCCGCCGACGGTGAAGGCGACGTCCTCGTTGGCGACGAGGTGCATCTCGATCCGCGACAGCATCGGGTTCCAGCGCGCCTCGTGGCGGAAGGCCGCGACGGGGATGTCCCCGCCAAGCTCGCGATTGATCCGGTCGAGGAGGTTGAGGTTGAAGGCGGCGGTCACGCCCTGCGCGTCGTCATAGGCCGCGACGAGCCGGGCGACGTCCTTCACCTGGTCCATGCCGATCAGCAGCATCGCGCCCGTGCCGAGCGTCTCGCGGAACGAACGAAGGAGATCGACCGCGCTCGCGGGCACGAAATTGCCGACGGTCGAGCCGGGGAAGAAGCCGAGCCGGGGATGGCGCCGGACCGCGTGGGGAAGCGGGAAGGGGCGCGTGAAATCGGCCTCGATCGGCTCGATCCCGAGCGACGGGAAGCGCTCCTGGAGGCGTTCGGCGCTGCCGCGCAGATATTCGCCGCTGATGTCGACCGGCACGTAGAGCGCGGGGTCGATGCCCTCGAGGAGCACCGGGGTCTTGGTCAGCGAACCCGCGCCATAGTCGACGACCGAGCGGCCGGGTCCGACCCGGCGGGCGATTTCGGGCATGACCCGGCCGAGAATCGCGGTCTCGGTGCGCGAGGGATAATATTCCGGCAGCCGGGTGATGTCGTCGAACAGCGCCGAACCCTTGTGGTCGTAGAACCAGCGGGCGGGAATCGCCGGGGGATCCTGCTTGAGGCCCGACAGCACGTCGTGGAGGAAGGCGGGATCCACCCGCTCAGAGGTCGCGAGCAAGACGGACTCCAGTGAATTGCCAGCGCGCGGCCGGCGGGAAGAAATTGCGGTAGGTGGCGCGCGAATGACCACGCGGGGTGGCGCAGCTTGCCCCCTTGAGGATCATCTGCCCGCTCATGAACTTGCCGTTATATTCGCCGACGGTCCCGGGCGGCTGGCGGAAGCCGGGATGGGCGAGATAGGCCGTGCCGGTCCAGCACCAGACATCGCCGAACAGCGCGCCGCCGGCCGCCGGCATGACCGCTCCGGCCCGGTCGAGCTGGTGCCCCGCGGCGGGATCGGTGATGCGCGCATGGTCTTCCCACTCGGCCTCGGTCGGGAGCCGCGCACCGGCCCAGCGGGCGAAGGCATCGGCCTCGAAGAAGGAGACGTGCGCGACGGGCGCCTGGGGATCACGCTCCCGCAGGCCCGCGAGCGTGAAGGAGCGGCCGTCTTCGTGCCAGTAGAGCGGCGCGGTGATGCCCTCGCGCTTCACCCATTCCCAGCCTTCGCTGAGCCACAGGCCTGCGGTCCGGTAGCCGCCATCGGCGATGAATTCGGCCCATTCGGCATTGGTGACGAAGCGGTCGGCGATGGCGTGCGGCTGGAGCCAGACGGAGTGGCGCGGCCGCTCGCAATCGAAGGTGAACTCGTCGCCGTCCGCCCCCATCTGCGCTTCGCCGCGGCGGCCCTCGGTCCAGCCGGGCGTGGACGCGGCGCCAGGCTTAGCCGGGGCGGCTTCGGCATAGGCCGGCAGAAGCGGATTGGCGGCAAAGGTCGCGAGGATGTCGGTGAGGAACAGTTCCTGGTGCTGCTGCTCGTGGTTGATGCCGAGCTCGATCAGGGTCAGGGCCTCGGCGTCGAAACCCGGCATGGCGCGGTCGAGCGCTTCGTCGACATGGGCGCGATAGGCCATGATCTCGTCGAGCCGGGGGCGCGAGAGCATGCCGCGGCGGTCGCGCGCGAGCCGGTCGCCGGCGCCCTCGTAATAGCTGTTGAAGAGGAACGGCCAGCGCTCGTCGTGGGGACGGTAGCCCGGCACATGTTCGGCGAGCACGAAGGTTTCGAAGAACCAGCTGGTGTGCGCGAGGTGCCATTTGGCAGGCGAGGCGTCGGGCATCGGCTGCACGGTCGCATCGGCGTCGCTGAGCGGACCGGCGAGCGCGGCGGTGAGGCTACGAACCTCCCGCAGTCGCTCGGCGAGCGGGGTCTGGCGCAAGGAAGTCGCGAGGTTCACTGGTCCTTGCCCGTCCCGGGATAGGTCTTGGCGGCGAGCAGGCCGGCGAGGTGTGCGGCGTTGCGCGCCAGCGTCTCGGTCGCGGCGGCGACCTCGTCGGGGACTTGGGGCAGGTCCTTGAAGTCCTTCTTGTTCATCGCCTCTCCCACCCAATAGGTCGCACCGGCGGCGGGGATCGTCCAGCCCACGTCGTTCAGACCCTGGAAGAGGTCGGCGGTGACCCGGTGCGCGCCATCCTCGTTGCCGACGATCGCCGCGACCGCGACCTTGCCGCTGCTCGGCATCCGGCCCTGGTCGTCGGTTTCGGACAGGAAGGCGTCCATCCGCTCGAGAACCATCTTGCCGAGGCTCGACAGCTGGCCGAGCCAGATGGGGGAGCCGAAGACGAGGATGTCGGCCTCGAGGATGCGCTTGCGGAGCGCGGGCCATTCGTCGCCGTCGCCTTCGTCCGAAGAGACCCCCGGCTTGATCACATGGTCGGCGAGACGAATCGTGCCCGCCCATTCGACGCCGTGCTTCCGGAGGCCATCGGCGACGAGGTCGATCATCTTGTCGGTGGACGAGGGTTCCTTGCCGCTCGGCTTCAAGGTGGCATTGATGGCGATGGCCTTGAGGGTCACGAGCACTCCCGTCCTGATCTAAGCCGGTATAACCCTCAAAAGTCGTTTCAGTGCCGCACCTAGTCTTAAGTTCAGCGGGTGGCGCCGGGCTGCCACAGCACGTCACCGCCATGTTTCGACGCCACGTGGCGCGCGGTCACGAACAGGTGGTCCGACAGGCGATTGAGATAGGCGAGGGCGTGCGGGTTGATCGCCTCCTCGGCGCCCAGCGCGACGGTCCAGCGCTCGGCCCGGCGGACGGTGGCCCGGGCAAGGTGGAGGGCGGAGACCGAAACCGGGCCGCTCGGCAGGATGAAGCTGGTGAGGGGCGAGAGCTCCGCGTTCATCGCGTCGATCTCGCGCTCGAGCCGCTCGACCTGCTCGGGAATGATGCGGAGCGCGCCCTCCATCTCGCCGGGGGTGGCGAGGTCGGCGCCGAGGTCGAACAGTTCGTTCTGGATCCGCGAGAGGGCGGCCCTGGCCTCCCCGTCGAGCGAGACCAGCGCGAGGCCGATGGCGCTGTTGGCCTCGTCGACCTCGCCGATCGCGTGCAT
This genomic window from Sphingomonas rosea contains:
- the egtD gene encoding L-histidine N(alpha)-methyltransferase, with translation MLATSERVDPAFLHDVLSGLKQDPPAIPARWFYDHKGSALFDDITRLPEYYPSRTETAILGRVMPEIARRVGPGRSVVDYGAGSLTKTPVLLEGIDPALYVPVDISGEYLRGSAERLQERFPSLGIEPIEADFTRPFPLPHAVRRHPRLGFFPGSTVGNFVPASAVDLLRSFRETLGTGAMLLIGMDQVKDVARLVAAYDDAQGVTAAFNLNLLDRINRELGGDIPVAAFRHEARWNPMLSRIEMHLVANEDVAFTVGGESFALAAGASIHTENSHKYTSESGRLLLAAGGWTPLEEWKDEAGDFALHLAVAEADRSAP
- the egtB gene encoding ergothioneine biosynthesis protein EgtB, giving the protein MNLATSLRQTPLAERLREVRSLTAALAGPLSDADATVQPMPDASPAKWHLAHTSWFFETFVLAEHVPGYRPHDERWPFLFNSYYEGAGDRLARDRRGMLSRPRLDEIMAYRAHVDEALDRAMPGFDAEALTLIELGINHEQQHQELFLTDILATFAANPLLPAYAEAAPAKPGAASTPGWTEGRRGEAQMGADGDEFTFDCERPRHSVWLQPHAIADRFVTNAEWAEFIADGGYRTAGLWLSEGWEWVKREGITAPLYWHEDGRSFTLAGLRERDPQAPVAHVSFFEADAFARWAGARLPTEAEWEDHARITDPAAGHQLDRAGAVMPAAGGALFGDVWCWTGTAYLAHPGFRQPPGTVGEYNGKFMSGQMILKGASCATPRGHSRATYRNFFPPAARWQFTGVRLARDL
- a CDS encoding flavodoxin family protein, with protein sequence MTLKAIAINATLKPSGKEPSSTDKMIDLVADGLRKHGVEWAGTIRLADHVIKPGVSSDEGDGDEWPALRKRILEADILVFGSPIWLGQLSSLGKMVLERMDAFLSETDDQGRMPSSGKVAVAAIVGNEDGAHRVTADLFQGLNDVGWTIPAAGATYWVGEAMNKKDFKDLPQVPDEVAAATETLARNAAHLAGLLAAKTYPGTGKDQ
- a CDS encoding cob(I)yrinic acid a,c-diamide adenosyltransferase, which codes for MVKLTKIYTRTGDGGDSGLVDGSRVSKASPRMHAIGEVDEANSAIGLALVSLDGEARAALSRIQNELFDLGADLATPGEMEGALRIIPEQVERLEREIDAMNAELSPLTSFILPSGPVSVSALHLARATVRRAERWTVALGAEEAINPHALAYLNRLSDHLFVTARHVASKHGGDVLWQPGATR